The proteins below are encoded in one region of bacterium:
- the flhF gene encoding flagellar biosynthesis protein FlhF, whose product MQAKRYEAKLVDYGDLLGRIKEEMGPDVLIQTRRFQRGGFLGLFGVQEWIEVLAAPKSQAKDRVEISGDAAPRAGGQVEPGRRYVGAPPRVFAAERRVETQETSAASVNSGSSNGNGKDSIAAEIRQLKSLVEGLAQKLEGLERETKSFKPAAETASASAPETKSRIERTVLNEVISWDISPDRAAKLVEKAIALNPANKEALTPEMLMNRVKRVVISEILLAGGVKLPAAGQGMTIAFIGATGVGKTTTIAKLAAQWGIKEGRKIALVSLDTYRIAAAEQLRTYADIMKMPISIVFTPKEFGDAVAKYAKDHLVLVDTAGRSPFNVEHMEDLRNYFRVAAPDATELVIDAHTKADDIRLMLEKFSGIGFDHIIVSKLDETGSLGSVYAINCLTNRPVSYFTIGQKVPDDIRAASVDFIQKWAATGKV is encoded by the coding sequence ATGCAGGCTAAGAGATACGAAGCGAAACTCGTGGATTACGGCGATCTCCTCGGCAGAATCAAGGAGGAGATGGGGCCGGACGTCCTGATTCAAACGCGGCGGTTTCAGCGCGGCGGATTCCTGGGGCTTTTCGGAGTTCAGGAGTGGATCGAAGTTCTCGCGGCGCCGAAATCGCAAGCGAAGGACCGCGTCGAAATTTCGGGCGACGCGGCTCCTCGCGCGGGCGGACAGGTCGAGCCGGGCAGACGGTACGTGGGCGCTCCTCCCCGGGTTTTCGCGGCTGAAAGGCGCGTTGAAACGCAGGAAACATCGGCGGCTTCGGTCAACTCCGGTTCGTCAAACGGAAACGGAAAAGATTCGATCGCTGCCGAAATTAGGCAGCTCAAATCGCTGGTGGAGGGACTGGCGCAAAAATTGGAAGGCTTGGAGCGGGAGACGAAATCCTTCAAACCCGCTGCGGAAACGGCATCCGCTTCGGCGCCCGAAACGAAATCGCGTATCGAGAGAACAGTTTTGAACGAAGTAATCTCATGGGACATATCGCCCGATCGCGCCGCCAAATTGGTCGAAAAGGCGATCGCGCTGAATCCCGCCAACAAAGAGGCGCTTACGCCCGAAATGTTGATGAACCGCGTGAAACGCGTCGTAATCAGCGAAATCCTGCTCGCGGGAGGTGTCAAGCTGCCGGCCGCGGGGCAGGGGATGACGATCGCTTTCATCGGGGCGACCGGCGTGGGCAAAACGACGACCATCGCAAAGCTCGCCGCGCAATGGGGAATAAAAGAAGGCCGCAAGATCGCGCTGGTCAGCCTTGATACTTACCGTATCGCTGCGGCCGAGCAGCTGCGGACTTATGCCGATATCATGAAGATGCCGATTTCGATCGTGTTCACGCCGAAGGAATTTGGTGATGCGGTTGCGAAATACGCAAAAGACCATTTGGTGCTTGTGGATACGGCGGGACGCAGTCCTTTCAACGTCGAGCATATGGAGGACTTGCGCAATTACTTCCGCGTCGCCGCGCCGGACGCGACCGAGCTTGTTATCGACGCGCACACGAAAGCGGACGACATTCGTTTGATGCTTGAAAAGTTCAGCGGGATAGGATTCGACCACATAATCGTAAGCAAGCTTGACGAGACGGGCAGCCTTGGCAGCGTTTATGCGATAAACTGCCTCACGAACCGGCCGGTCAGCTATTTCACGATCGGCCAGAAGGTGCCAGACGACATAAGGGCCGCTTCGGTGGATTTCATCCAAAAGTGGGCGGCGACAGGAAAGGTTTAG
- a CDS encoding MinD/ParA family protein, whose amino-acid sequence MDQASELRLLVAGKTAADVASRGGAKVLVVASGKGGVGKSTVALNLALALNRMGRGVVLVDADLGLANLDLMLGITPKLTLWNFIHQGIPLTDIVIKGPEGLVLLPGGSGFEDMANLSPDGTKRLLEGLESVIQASDYVVVDTAAGIAHQVTSFAAAADEVVAVVAPESTSVMDAYGLIKVTCAHHPGQRFGVVMSMAGDQGEARRHYEALSRVSGKYTTAKMRMLGHVPRDEAARRAVNMHVPLLVEFPRSIAALSFQKIAQNAVAEPAWAASEAAEGAKSRFIGRLWRSLSARN is encoded by the coding sequence ATGGATCAGGCATCGGAGCTGAGACTTCTGGTTGCGGGCAAGACCGCCGCCGATGTCGCATCGCGCGGCGGAGCCAAAGTCTTGGTTGTAGCGAGCGGCAAGGGCGGCGTCGGCAAAAGCACGGTGGCGCTGAATCTCGCGCTCGCGCTGAACCGAATGGGGAGGGGCGTCGTTCTCGTTGATGCCGATCTAGGGCTGGCCAATTTGGATCTTATGCTGGGGATAACTCCCAAGCTTACGCTTTGGAACTTCATCCACCAGGGAATTCCGCTGACGGATATCGTAATCAAGGGGCCGGAAGGATTGGTGCTTCTTCCCGGTGGCAGCGGATTCGAGGATATGGCCAATCTGTCGCCGGACGGAACAAAACGGCTGCTGGAAGGGCTTGAATCCGTTATTCAGGCATCGGATTACGTCGTCGTGGATACTGCGGCGGGAATCGCCCACCAGGTGACATCGTTCGCCGCAGCGGCGGACGAAGTTGTCGCGGTCGTGGCTCCCGAAAGCACGTCCGTGATGGATGCATACGGGCTGATAAAGGTGACGTGTGCGCATCATCCGGGCCAGCGGTTCGGCGTGGTCATGTCCATGGCGGGAGACCAGGGAGAGGCAAGAAGGCATTATGAAGCTCTTTCGCGCGTGTCGGGCAAGTACACGACGGCGAAGATGCGGATGCTGGGACATGTCCCGCGCGACGAGGCCGCCAGGCGGGCTGTGAATATGCACGTTCCGTTGCTGGTGGAATTTCCAAGAAGCATCGCGGCGCTGAGCTTTCAAAAAATTGCCCAGAACGCGGTCGCCGAGCCCGCGTGGGCGGCTTCGGAAGCGGCGGAAGGCGCGAAAAGCAGATTTATTGGCAGGCTTTGGCGCTCTTTATCCGCCCGAAATTAA